One genomic window of Vibrio mangrovi includes the following:
- the ispB gene encoding octaprenyl diphosphate synthase: MDFKTIQALTADDMAKVNETILAQLNSDVSLINQLGFYLISSGGKRLRPLLAVLAARALGYQGDAHTKAAAFIEFIHTATLLHDDVVDESDMRRGKATANAAFGNAASVLVGDYIYTRSFQMMTQLGSLRVLELMSHAVNVIAEGEVQQLINCNDPDITEDNYMQVIYSKTARLFEAATQVGAILSEADSETEQALQDYGRYLGTAFQLIDDLMDYTSDGDEMGKNVGDDLAEGKPTLPLLHAMQTGTPQQAQIIRDAIEKSNGMDHLETILQILEQTGSLDYTQQKAQKEADKAILALNIIPDSEYKEALISLAHLAVHRTK; this comes from the coding sequence ATGGATTTTAAAACTATCCAAGCACTCACTGCCGACGACATGGCAAAAGTCAATGAAACGATTCTTGCCCAGCTCAACTCTGACGTCTCATTGATCAACCAACTTGGCTTCTATCTTATTAGTAGTGGCGGCAAACGACTTCGCCCTCTGTTAGCTGTCCTTGCTGCCCGAGCTCTGGGCTACCAAGGAGATGCACATACGAAAGCCGCAGCTTTCATTGAGTTTATACATACGGCAACATTGCTTCATGACGATGTCGTTGATGAATCCGATATGAGACGTGGTAAAGCAACCGCAAATGCAGCTTTTGGCAATGCTGCCAGTGTGCTGGTCGGCGACTATATCTACACTCGATCATTTCAAATGATGACTCAACTCGGTTCACTGCGTGTTCTGGAACTCATGAGTCACGCCGTCAACGTAATCGCTGAAGGAGAAGTCCAGCAGTTGATCAACTGCAATGATCCGGATATCACCGAAGACAATTACATGCAGGTGATCTACTCAAAAACCGCCCGGCTATTTGAAGCCGCAACCCAGGTTGGCGCAATACTCAGTGAAGCTGACTCTGAAACGGAGCAAGCACTGCAAGATTACGGGCGTTATCTGGGAACCGCATTTCAGTTGATTGACGATTTGATGGATTACACATCCGACGGTGACGAAATGGGGAAAAATGTCGGCGATGATCTTGCCGAAGGAAAACCGACGCTTCCGTTACTCCACGCTATGCAGACAGGCACACCGCAGCAAGCGCAGATCATTCGGGATGCGATTGAAAAATCCAACGGCATGGATCATTTGGAAACAATACTCCAGATTTTAGAGCAAACAGGCTCTCTGGACTATACACAGCAAAAAGCTCAGAAAGAAGCCGACAAAGCGATTCTGGCACTGAATATTATTCCCGATAGTGAGTATAAAGAAGCATTGATCTCACTGGCTCACTTAGCCGTTCACCGAACAAAGTAA
- the rplU gene encoding 50S ribosomal protein L21, whose product MYAVFQSGGKQHRVSEGQTLRLEKLDVETGATVEFDKVLLVANGEEITVGAPLVEGGKVTAEVVQHGRGDKVKIVKFRRRKHSRKQQGHRQWFTEVKITAINA is encoded by the coding sequence ATGTACGCTGTTTTCCAATCTGGTGGTAAACAACACCGTGTAAGCGAAGGTCAAACGCTTCGTTTAGAGAAATTAGACGTTGAAACTGGTGCAACAGTTGAATTTGATAAAGTTCTTCTGGTTGCTAATGGCGAAGAAATTACAGTTGGTGCACCACTTGTTGAAGGTGGTAAAGTGACTGCAGAAGTTGTACAACACGGTCGTGGCGATAAAGTGAAAATCGTTAAGTTCCGTCGTCGTAAGCATTCTCGCAAGCAGCAAGGTCACCGTCAGTGGTTCACTGAAGTGAAGATCACTGCAATCAACGCTTAA
- the rpmA gene encoding 50S ribosomal protein L27 produces MAHKKAGGSTRNGRDSESKRLGVKRFGGESVLAGNIIVRQRGTKFHAGTNVGIGKDHTLFALSDGKVKFEVKGPKNRKFVSIEAE; encoded by the coding sequence ATGGCACACAAAAAAGCTGGTGGTTCGACTCGTAACGGCCGCGATTCAGAAAGTAAACGTCTTGGTGTAAAACGTTTTGGTGGTGAATCTGTATTGGCAGGTAACATCATCGTTCGCCAACGTGGAACAAAATTCCATGCGGGAACTAACGTAGGTATCGGTAAAGACCATACTCTTTTTGCTTTGTCTGACGGTAAAGTGAAATTCGAAGTAAAAGGTCCTAAGAACCGCAAGTTCGTTAGTATCGAAGCTGAATAA
- the cgtA gene encoding Obg family GTPase CgtA: MKFVDEAVVKIQAGDGGNGIVSFWREKFVTKGGPDGGDGGDGGDIYILADENLNTLIDYRFQRFYEAERGENGRGGNCTGKRGKDKILRVPVGTRAVDIHTNEVVGEVTEHGKKLMVAKGGWHGLGNTRFKSSVNRAPRQKTLGTKGEVREIRLELLLLADVGMLGLPNAGKSTFIRAVSAAKPKVADYPFTTLVPSLGVVSVVPEKSFVVADIPGLIEGAADGAGLGIRFLKHLERCRVLLHMIDLLPVDQSDPAENARIIVDELNQYNDKLSHKPRWLVFNKVDLLLEEEAEEIIQSVLDELDWDGEYFKISAINKQGTRELCMKLADFMESLPKETPELSEEEKVEFMWDDYHQTAMSGSNVITEDWDDDWDDDDDDNDDGHVIYVRE, translated from the coding sequence ATGAAATTCGTTGATGAAGCTGTCGTAAAGATTCAGGCGGGTGATGGCGGAAACGGTATTGTCAGTTTCTGGCGTGAAAAATTCGTCACGAAAGGCGGGCCAGACGGTGGTGACGGTGGTGACGGCGGCGATATTTATATTCTCGCTGATGAAAACCTGAATACACTGATCGACTATCGTTTTCAGCGCTTCTATGAAGCTGAGCGTGGAGAAAATGGCCGGGGAGGTAACTGTACAGGAAAACGGGGGAAAGATAAGATCCTTCGTGTACCCGTCGGGACTCGTGCAGTTGATATCCACACCAATGAAGTTGTTGGTGAAGTGACCGAACACGGTAAGAAGCTGATGGTTGCCAAAGGCGGCTGGCATGGGTTGGGAAATACCCGTTTCAAGTCTTCTGTCAACCGGGCGCCAAGACAGAAAACGTTAGGGACCAAAGGGGAAGTTCGTGAAATCCGCTTAGAACTGCTTCTGCTGGCCGATGTCGGCATGTTGGGGTTACCTAATGCAGGAAAATCAACATTTATCCGGGCTGTCTCTGCGGCAAAACCGAAGGTGGCTGATTATCCGTTTACAACACTTGTTCCCAGTCTTGGTGTCGTCAGTGTTGTCCCTGAGAAAAGCTTTGTGGTTGCCGATATTCCCGGATTGATCGAAGGTGCCGCAGATGGTGCTGGTTTGGGAATTCGTTTTCTGAAACACCTTGAGCGGTGCCGCGTGCTGTTACATATGATCGATTTATTACCGGTTGATCAAAGTGATCCGGCTGAAAATGCCAGAATCATTGTGGATGAACTGAATCAGTATAATGACAAATTATCGCATAAGCCGCGCTGGCTGGTGTTTAATAAAGTCGACTTACTCCTCGAAGAAGAAGCAGAAGAGATCATTCAGTCAGTACTGGATGAGCTTGATTGGGATGGTGAATACTTCAAAATCTCAGCAATCAATAAACAGGGCACTCGAGAGCTGTGTATGAAGCTTGCTGACTTCATGGAATCATTACCTAAAGAGACTCCGGAGTTGTCTGAAGAAGAAAAAGTTGAGTTTATGTGGGATGATTATCATCAGACAGCAATGAGTGGTTCTAACGTGATCACTGAAGACTGGGATGACGACTGGGACGATGATGATGACGATAACGACGATGGTCATGTTATTTATGTCCGGGAGTAA
- a CDS encoding threonine/serine exporter family protein, translated as MTSKQRLVSRLIAQAGQMLLAHGAESTLVADIMRRMGIASGMDEVEVALTANSLVVTTVHDAHCITTARRCQDRGINMKAVTQIQRVCIMMEKGIVDHQIAQQKLNQITPERYNRWLVLVMIGFSCASFSRLAGGDWIIFAATFVASSVGMFVRQEIAQRHFNPLLNFAATAFVTSLISAQAVSYHWGNNPTLVMACSVLMLVPGFPLINSVADMLKGYANTGIARFMIASLLTLSTCLGIIAAMFVTGVSGW; from the coding sequence ATGACATCTAAGCAGAGATTGGTATCACGCCTGATAGCACAGGCCGGACAAATGCTGTTGGCACATGGTGCAGAGAGTACTTTGGTTGCTGATATTATGAGACGAATGGGGATTGCCAGTGGGATGGATGAAGTCGAAGTCGCTCTCACGGCTAATTCTCTGGTGGTTACAACTGTCCATGATGCCCACTGTATTACGACTGCACGTCGTTGCCAGGATCGTGGAATTAACATGAAGGCGGTGACTCAGATTCAGCGAGTCTGCATCATGATGGAAAAAGGAATTGTTGATCATCAGATTGCCCAGCAGAAGCTGAATCAAATTACACCGGAGCGGTACAATCGTTGGCTGGTGTTGGTGATGATTGGCTTTTCCTGTGCTTCATTCAGTCGCTTAGCCGGAGGAGACTGGATTATCTTTGCTGCAACCTTTGTTGCCTCTTCTGTCGGGATGTTTGTCAGACAGGAGATTGCCCAAAGACATTTTAATCCACTGCTTAATTTTGCCGCGACAGCATTTGTGACTTCTCTGATTTCAGCTCAGGCGGTGAGCTATCATTGGGGGAATAACCCGACTCTGGTTATGGCTTGCTCTGTCTTAATGCTTGTCCCTGGATTCCCTTTGATCAATTCAGTCGCAGATATGCTTAAAGGTTATGCGAATACAGGAATAGCCCGGTTCATGATTGCTTCTCTTCTGACACTTTCAACCTGTCTGGGAATTATTGCGGCGATGTTTGTTACTGGTGTATCGGGGTGGTAA
- a CDS encoding threonine/serine exporter family protein, whose protein sequence is MMSTDMIVNLLLGLLNDMFFASIPAVGFALVFNVPAPALKYCALGGAIGHGCRFLLMKYGMPIEWGTFFAATLVGMIGVHWSHRFLAHPKVFTVAALIPMVPGVFTYRAMIAMVEINHLGFTPELFTVLMENFLKAMFIIAGLAVGLAVPGLLFYRRKPVV, encoded by the coding sequence ATGATGAGTACAGATATGATCGTGAATTTACTGTTGGGACTGCTGAATGACATGTTTTTTGCGTCGATCCCTGCAGTTGGGTTTGCCTTGGTTTTCAATGTGCCTGCTCCGGCATTAAAATATTGTGCTCTGGGCGGAGCCATTGGTCACGGATGCCGTTTCCTTTTGATGAAATACGGTATGCCGATTGAGTGGGGAACATTTTTTGCTGCAACGCTGGTCGGTATGATCGGTGTACATTGGTCTCACCGCTTTCTTGCTCATCCTAAGGTATTTACTGTTGCCGCACTGATTCCGATGGTTCCTGGTGTATTTACTTACCGGGCAATGATTGCGATGGTCGAAATTAACCATCTTGGTTTTACTCCGGAACTCTTTACGGTCTTAATGGAAAACTTCCTGAAAGCAATGTTTATTATTGCGGGTCTGGCTGTCGGTCTGGCTGTACCCGGATTATTGTTTTATCGGAGAAAGCCGGTTGTTTAA
- the folA gene encoding type 3 dihydrofolate reductase: MVISMIAAMASNRVIGKENQMPWHLPADFAWFKRCTLGKPIIMGRKTFESIGRALPGRQNIVITRNHDFHAEGVDLADSFESALTLAAQAEEVMVIGGGSIYHTCLPMASRLYLTYIQAEIDGDTQFPEIGPDWNETYREEYVQDSKNAYDMSFVILEKNNG, encoded by the coding sequence ATGGTTATTAGTATGATAGCGGCAATGGCCAGTAACCGTGTGATTGGTAAAGAAAATCAGATGCCCTGGCATTTGCCTGCTGATTTTGCCTGGTTTAAACGTTGTACGTTGGGAAAACCCATTATTATGGGAAGAAAAACGTTTGAGTCGATTGGCCGGGCACTTCCCGGACGACAGAACATCGTGATTACCCGCAATCATGACTTTCATGCAGAAGGGGTTGATCTTGCCGACTCTTTTGAAAGCGCTCTGACATTGGCTGCTCAGGCTGAAGAAGTCATGGTGATAGGTGGAGGAAGTATTTACCATACTTGTTTACCAATGGCATCGAGGCTGTATCTGACATATATTCAGGCTGAGATTGACGGAGACACCCAGTTTCCTGAGATTGGCCCGGATTGGAATGAAACATACCGTGAAGAGTATGTTCAGGATTCAAAGAATGCCTATGACATGTCATTTGTCATACTAGAGAAAAATAACGGCTGA
- the apaH gene encoding bis(5'-nucleosyl)-tetraphosphatase (symmetrical) ApaH, with the protein MANYIVGDLQGCLDELESLLAKVDFSPRHDQLWIAGDLVARGPKSLETLRYIKSLGNSAKTVLGNHDLHLLSIELGVHPLKKKDRTASIFQAPDRGELIEWLRFQPLLLEHQDFVLCHAGISPHWDLPTARQAAQEVESILQSDQWPWLIENMYSNMPNQWHNSLKGLERYRYIINAFTRMRFCTPDGALDMDCKLPPSEVNSHQLIPWFDLPRRSPIEKRIIFGHWAALEGCVRKDVIGLDTGCVWGGTLTMIRWEDQQLFRQPAMSGIQVG; encoded by the coding sequence TTGGCAAATTATATTGTTGGCGATCTTCAGGGATGTCTGGATGAACTGGAATCCCTTCTTGCCAAAGTTGACTTCTCTCCCAGGCACGATCAACTCTGGATCGCCGGCGATCTGGTTGCCAGAGGGCCAAAATCTCTCGAGACCCTGCGATATATCAAGTCATTAGGGAACTCAGCAAAAACTGTACTGGGTAATCATGATCTCCACCTGCTATCCATAGAACTCGGTGTTCATCCACTCAAAAAGAAAGATCGCACAGCATCGATATTCCAGGCTCCTGACAGAGGTGAACTAATCGAATGGCTGAGATTTCAGCCACTTCTACTGGAACATCAGGATTTTGTACTGTGTCATGCAGGCATTTCCCCTCATTGGGATCTTCCGACTGCCCGTCAGGCAGCTCAGGAAGTAGAATCCATTCTCCAAAGTGACCAATGGCCCTGGCTCATCGAAAACATGTATTCGAATATGCCAAATCAGTGGCATAACTCACTCAAAGGGCTGGAACGTTATCGTTATATTATCAATGCATTTACCCGCATGCGTTTCTGTACGCCGGATGGTGCTCTGGATATGGATTGTAAACTGCCACCATCAGAGGTCAATTCACATCAATTGATCCCCTGGTTTGATCTACCAAGACGCTCACCAATAGAAAAGCGGATCATTTTCGGTCACTGGGCAGCTCTGGAAGGTTGCGTCAGAAAAGACGTGATTGGGCTGGACACCGGTTGCGTCTGGGGTGGCACATTAACAATGATCCGATGGGAAGATCAGCAACTCTTTCGCCAACCGGCAATGTCCGGAATTCAGGTCGGGTAA